One genomic segment of Paenibacillus durus includes these proteins:
- a CDS encoding carbohydrate ABC transporter permease codes for MEQRLRPKRPFSAQIHRLVLLLLLVINIYPLLWMVLNSLKTEQELTMNPFGIARQPVWSNYIEAWKVAKLGPYLINSIIVTLSAVVLTLLVGALAAFFLSRFEFKSKGFLLVYFTFGMLIPIHATLVPLFIEMRSLNLMDNRLTLLLPYTAFNLPITIFILAGFMNAFPKEVEEAGIMDGCSVMGIFGRLILPMLTPALATAFIINFLNNWNEFSFALVLITDGALKTLPLGLANFAGQYNRSYTLQMAGLTIVLVPTLLFYLSVQKYLTAGMTAGAVKG; via the coding sequence ATGGAACAACGACTGCGACCCAAACGGCCCTTTTCGGCTCAGATCCACCGCCTGGTGCTCTTGCTGCTGCTTGTAATCAACATCTATCCTCTGCTGTGGATGGTTCTCAATTCGCTGAAAACCGAACAGGAGCTGACCATGAATCCGTTCGGAATAGCCCGGCAGCCGGTATGGAGCAATTATATTGAAGCCTGGAAGGTAGCAAAGCTGGGTCCGTATTTGATCAACAGTATTATCGTTACGCTGTCTGCGGTAGTGCTTACACTGCTGGTCGGAGCCTTGGCCGCATTCTTTCTAAGCCGGTTTGAATTCAAATCCAAAGGCTTTCTGCTCGTCTATTTCACTTTTGGCATGCTGATCCCGATCCATGCGACGCTCGTTCCCTTGTTCATTGAAATGCGCAGTCTGAATTTGATGGATAACCGGCTCACCCTGCTGCTGCCCTATACCGCTTTCAATCTCCCGATCACGATATTTATCCTGGCCGGTTTCATGAATGCCTTTCCGAAGGAAGTGGAGGAGGCTGGGATCATGGATGGATGCAGCGTAATGGGCATTTTCGGGCGGCTGATTCTTCCTATGCTGACACCTGCGCTGGCGACAGCCTTCATCATTAATTTCCTGAATAACTGGAACGAATTTTCCTTCGCGCTGGTGCTGATTACCGATGGAGCCTTAAAGACGCTTCCGCTTGGCCTGGCCAACTTTGCCGGTCAGTACAACCGCAGCTATACGCTGCAAATGGCGGGATTAACCATCGTTCTAGTGCCCACGCTCCTCTTCTATCTCTCTGTGCAAAAATATCTGACCGCCGGGATGACCGCGGGAGCGGTTAAAGGATGA
- a CDS encoding nucleoside hydrolase, whose product MMKRKIIIDCDPGHDDAIAILVAAAHPGLELLAITTVAGNAELGKTTLNALKVCEIAKLSGVPVARGAGRPLVRDREAASEIHGDSGMDGPILPDPLLRETEEHAVDLIIRMLMESGGDITLVPVGPLTNIAMAIRREPRIVPKIQEIVLMGGGTFGNWTPAAEFNIWADAEAAQVVFGSGAPVTMIGLDATHQALATPEINERIMAIANPVAGFVGELLTFFGKTYKEFFDFDAPPVHDVCSVVYCIDPSVFDCRFLNVTVETRGELSYGMTLVDIHGVTGRPPNATVALGLDHGRLWDIIIGALSRYK is encoded by the coding sequence ATAATGAAGCGAAAAATAATTATCGATTGCGATCCGGGCCATGACGACGCGATAGCGATCTTGGTCGCTGCCGCGCATCCCGGTCTGGAGCTGCTCGCGATAACTACAGTAGCCGGCAACGCGGAACTGGGGAAGACAACGCTTAATGCGCTCAAGGTATGCGAAATTGCGAAACTAAGTGGGGTGCCGGTCGCCCGGGGCGCGGGCCGTCCGCTGGTGAGGGATAGGGAAGCCGCTTCGGAAATTCATGGTGACTCCGGGATGGACGGTCCCATTCTGCCTGATCCATTGCTTCGGGAGACGGAAGAGCATGCCGTTGATTTGATCATCCGAATGCTGATGGAGTCGGGCGGCGATATTACTCTCGTTCCTGTGGGGCCGTTGACCAATATTGCCATGGCGATCCGCAGGGAGCCGCGCATTGTTCCTAAAATTCAGGAAATCGTCCTGATGGGCGGCGGAACGTTCGGGAATTGGACACCGGCTGCGGAGTTCAATATTTGGGCCGATGCGGAAGCCGCTCAGGTGGTGTTCGGCAGCGGCGCTCCGGTTACGATGATCGGACTGGATGCCACTCATCAGGCGCTGGCGACTCCGGAGATTAACGAACGGATCATGGCAATCGCTAACCCGGTCGCCGGATTCGTCGGGGAGCTGCTCACCTTTTTCGGAAAGACCTATAAGGAATTCTTCGATTTCGATGCTCCGCCCGTACATGATGTGTGCAGCGTCGTTTACTGTATCGATCCGTCGGTGTTTGACTGCCGCTTCCTGAACGTAACCGTTGAGACCAGAGGCGAGCTGAGCTACGGCATGACGCTGGTCGATATTCACGGTGTGACGGGCAGGCCGCCCAATGCCACGGTTGCGCTCGGCCTTGATCACGGGAGGCTGTGGGACATCATTATTGGCGCGCTAAGTCGCTACAAATAG
- a CDS encoding phosphotransferase enzyme family protein, with translation MVSEAVLKRASESFQFDLGTLILISNSTNEVYQFTKNNQPHILRLSQRPSAYIEKIKAEVEWVSYLANNGVHVSLPIKSYDGQLTVIYNESDQSIIATSFEMATGRFFEKDQPHMWGTAIFHKWGETMGQMHRLSKSYDVIGVKRNDWAIWRIENPWLQQGNYQVILEKLRSLEQSIASLPRDSNAYGLIHNDFHPYNFYIDNGDITVFDFDDSLYGWFALDIAIAASHACWWGSPAHDRKSKNEFSKRFLNDFLTGYFKHNDLDKYWLQQIPMFMNYRNICSFFWWLNNWDGDESRLSEFQQKAVKDAVKLIQSGQCFDGCDIQI, from the coding sequence ATGGTAAGTGAAGCAGTATTGAAAAGAGCGTCAGAATCCTTTCAATTCGATTTGGGAACCTTAATCTTGATTAGTAACTCAACGAATGAAGTATACCAGTTCACTAAAAACAATCAGCCTCATATCTTACGGTTATCTCAGCGGCCCTCAGCTTATATTGAAAAAATAAAAGCAGAAGTGGAGTGGGTCTCCTACTTAGCTAACAATGGAGTACATGTTTCGTTACCTATTAAGAGCTATGATGGTCAGTTAACCGTTATTTATAATGAGTCTGATCAGAGTATCATTGCTACTTCATTCGAGATGGCAACAGGGCGATTTTTTGAAAAAGACCAGCCGCATATGTGGGGAACGGCTATATTCCATAAGTGGGGAGAAACGATGGGGCAAATGCATCGACTCTCAAAATCATATGATGTTATAGGTGTAAAACGGAATGATTGGGCAATCTGGAGAATAGAAAATCCTTGGTTACAGCAAGGTAATTATCAGGTGATTCTTGAGAAGTTGAGATCGCTCGAACAGTCCATCGCTTCACTTCCTCGAGATAGCAATGCGTATGGATTGATTCATAATGATTTTCATCCTTATAATTTTTATATAGATAACGGAGACATCACGGTTTTTGACTTTGATGATAGCCTATATGGTTGGTTTGCCTTGGACATTGCAATTGCAGCATCTCATGCCTGTTGGTGGGGCTCCCCAGCCCATGATCGAAAATCAAAAAATGAGTTCTCTAAGCGCTTCCTGAATGATTTCTTAACAGGATACTTCAAGCATAATGACCTCGATAAATACTGGTTGCAGCAGATTCCGATGTTTATGAACTACCGAAATATATGCTCATTTTTCTGGTGGCTTAATAATTGGGACGGGGATGAAAGTCGTCTCTCGGAATTTCAGCAGAAAGCAGTAAAAGATGCGGTAAAACTTATTCAATCGGGTCAGTGTTTTGACGGTTGCGACATACAAATCTAA
- a CDS encoding SDR family NAD(P)-dependent oxidoreductase, giving the protein MLTIDLTGKTLVITGGLSGIGKGIADLFLKAGANVVIGDIACEWKEIISDSLAVIRCDVTRAEDADKLISFAVETFGRIDFVVNNSGISTMDFAVDIKEGDWDKVMDVNAKGVYLVSQAGARQMLRQGGGGRIINIASQAGKNGYRCMGGYVASKHAVLGFTKVMALELAREQILVNAVCPGIVETDMKRRERVEGAQLRGMTPEDILAEDCSQVPLGRTAQPEDVANVVLFLASPLASYMTGQAINVTGGMTMN; this is encoded by the coding sequence ATGCTGACAATCGATTTGACCGGCAAGACGCTGGTCATTACCGGAGGTCTGTCCGGTATCGGCAAAGGCATTGCGGATCTGTTCCTGAAGGCGGGCGCCAATGTCGTTATCGGAGATATCGCGTGTGAATGGAAGGAAATCATCAGTGACAGTCTGGCGGTTATCCGCTGCGACGTTACTCGCGCGGAGGACGCAGATAAACTGATCAGCTTTGCTGTGGAGACATTCGGCAGAATCGATTTCGTGGTGAACAACAGCGGCATTTCAACGATGGATTTTGCAGTGGACATCAAGGAAGGCGATTGGGACAAGGTCATGGACGTCAACGCCAAAGGCGTCTATCTTGTCTCCCAGGCGGGAGCGAGGCAAATGCTCCGGCAGGGCGGCGGCGGACGCATCATCAATATCGCCTCGCAGGCCGGCAAGAACGGTTACCGCTGCATGGGCGGATATGTCGCTTCCAAGCATGCCGTGCTTGGATTTACGAAGGTTATGGCTCTGGAGCTTGCCCGCGAGCAGATTCTGGTGAATGCGGTTTGTCCGGGCATTGTCGAGACCGACATGAAGCGCCGCGAACGCGTGGAAGGCGCACAGCTGCGCGGGATGACGCCGGAGGACATTCTTGCCGAGGACTGTTCACAGGTGCCGCTGGGCCGGACGGCGCAGCCGGAGGATGTCGCGAACGTTGTGCTTTTTCTGGCCAGCCCGCTTGCCTCGTACATGACCGGACAGGCGATCAATGTGACGGGCGGCATGACGATGAATTAG
- a CDS encoding S-ribosylhomocysteine lyase, with protein MAKVESFQLDHTKVKAPYVRVAGTERNAAGSIVQKYDLRLLQPNTDALPTAALHTLEHLLATYLRDELPGIIDISPMGCRTGFYLIIWDEHEPSAVAAALTKVLRKVLETETVPAVSALECGNYKDHSLFSAKEYAKLVLEAGISDDPFTRR; from the coding sequence ATGGCTAAAGTCGAAAGTTTTCAATTGGATCATACGAAAGTCAAGGCGCCTTATGTACGGGTTGCCGGAACAGAACGAAACGCAGCAGGCAGTATTGTTCAAAAATACGATCTGAGACTGCTTCAACCCAATACCGACGCGCTGCCGACCGCTGCCCTTCATACACTGGAGCATTTGCTGGCAACTTACTTGCGCGATGAGCTGCCCGGAATCATTGATATTTCGCCTATGGGATGCCGCACCGGCTTCTATCTGATTATCTGGGACGAGCATGAGCCATCTGCGGTAGCGGCGGCGCTGACCAAAGTGCTGCGCAAGGTTCTGGAAACAGAGACCGTACCTGCGGTCAGCGCTCTGGAATGCGGCAACTACAAGGATCATTCCCTGTTCAGTGCGAAGGAATATGCGAAGCTTGTGCTTGAGGCGGGCATTAGCGACGATCCCTTCACGCGCCGTTAA
- a CDS encoding MetQ/NlpA family ABC transporter substrate-binding protein — protein sequence MKKVMNRWVSPLFVIMAVVLLISGCGNSSNAASSGNGSEQESKTLRISFNPGPYSDQFKNGVAPYLEKKGYKITYKEFTDGIQPNVAVAQGEIDANVFQHSLYLESINKREGINLIGAVQVPTPPMGLYSKKHKSLDEISDGAQVNLPNEPVNMLRALTILKEVGWITLKDNIDPLQTSLNDVTSNPHNIKFVPTEPAQGPQALQDVDFAAIQGNFAIANNIKLTTALKLENMTDPFTNIVAVDSKNKDKQFVKDIIEGYHSQEFKDYIKSNSAYEGYRLPAYFNE from the coding sequence ATGAAAAAGGTAATGAATCGATGGGTATCGCCGCTGTTTGTGATTATGGCTGTTGTGCTTCTGATCTCGGGATGCGGGAACAGCTCCAACGCCGCTTCGTCAGGGAACGGTTCGGAGCAGGAATCCAAAACGCTGCGCATCAGCTTTAACCCGGGGCCTTACAGCGATCAGTTCAAGAACGGCGTTGCGCCTTACCTTGAGAAAAAAGGGTACAAGATTACATACAAGGAGTTCACGGACGGCATTCAACCGAATGTGGCTGTAGCGCAAGGGGAGATTGACGCGAATGTCTTTCAGCATTCCCTGTACCTTGAGTCGATCAACAAAAGAGAAGGGATTAATCTGATTGGCGCGGTCCAAGTTCCGACTCCTCCGATGGGCCTGTATTCCAAGAAGCATAAGAGCCTGGATGAGATCAGCGACGGCGCCCAGGTCAATCTGCCGAACGAGCCTGTTAATATGCTGCGGGCTTTGACCATTCTGAAAGAAGTCGGCTGGATTACGCTGAAGGATAATATTGATCCGCTGCAAACTTCACTTAACGATGTAACTTCTAATCCGCATAATATCAAATTTGTGCCGACAGAGCCCGCTCAAGGACCTCAGGCGCTTCAGGATGTGGATTTTGCCGCCATTCAGGGCAACTTTGCTATTGCGAATAACATCAAACTCACAACGGCGCTTAAGCTTGAAAATATGACGGACCCGTTCACCAACATCGTGGCTGTAGACAGCAAAAATAAAGACAAGCAGTTCGTAAAGGATATCATCGAAGGCTATCATTCACAGGAATTCAAGGACTACATCAAATCCAACTCTGCTTATGAAGGCTACAGATTGCCGGCTTATTTTAACGAATAA
- a CDS encoding aminotransferase class I/II-fold pyridoxal phosphate-dependent enzyme: MANFKPSAVIGRLPEHYFRALKEKVADYRSRGIDIIDLSSGNPDQPTPEHIVRSLKEAAGKPENHGYPPFYGKKSTLEAVAAFYKREYDVDLDPETEIAVFHGSSTGIMGIAQTLLGTGDVLLTANPAYPPYYAAAAMAGAEVHAIPVYEKDGFLPDYRTVSEEIIRRVKLLLLNYPNNPTGAVATRGFFEQSLALAAKHHFPVVNDFAYGAFGFGGLRPISLLQIPGGKEYGVEIYTLSKTYNMAGWRFGFAAGNASIIRALKLFHTHAYSTIFGGVQDAAATALLGPQDNVGRLVERYERRRDALVSKLRSIGWEVSAPAGTFFAWFKVPEGYRSREFAEKLLEEAHVAVAPGEGFGSQGDSYVRIGLVNSEEQLLEAAKRIARTGIFRKSAVQLSEGRP, from the coding sequence ATGGCGAATTTTAAACCTTCCGCTGTCATTGGCCGGCTTCCCGAGCACTATTTCAGGGCGCTTAAGGAAAAGGTAGCCGACTACCGCAGCAGGGGCATTGATATTATCGATCTGTCCAGCGGCAATCCGGATCAGCCGACCCCGGAGCATATTGTCCGAAGCCTAAAGGAAGCGGCCGGCAAGCCGGAGAACCATGGATACCCTCCTTTTTACGGGAAAAAGAGCACCCTTGAAGCTGTCGCTGCCTTCTACAAGCGCGAGTATGACGTTGATCTGGACCCCGAAACGGAAATCGCCGTATTTCACGGGTCGAGCACCGGAATTATGGGGATCGCGCAAACCTTGCTCGGAACCGGCGATGTTCTGCTGACGGCTAACCCGGCCTATCCTCCCTATTATGCGGCGGCTGCGATGGCCGGGGCGGAGGTGCATGCGATCCCCGTATACGAGAAAGACGGATTTCTTCCGGATTACCGCACGGTTTCGGAGGAAATCATCCGGCGTGTGAAGCTGCTGCTGCTTAATTATCCGAACAATCCTACCGGAGCGGTGGCAACGAGGGGCTTCTTCGAGCAGTCGCTCGCATTAGCCGCCAAGCATCATTTCCCGGTGGTGAACGATTTTGCCTACGGCGCGTTCGGGTTTGGGGGCCTGAGGCCGATCAGTCTTCTGCAGATACCGGGCGGCAAGGAATACGGCGTGGAAATTTATACGCTGTCCAAGACCTACAATATGGCGGGCTGGCGATTTGGGTTCGCTGCCGGCAACGCTTCGATCATCCGCGCCCTTAAGCTGTTCCATACGCATGCGTACAGCACGATCTTCGGAGGGGTGCAGGATGCGGCCGCGACCGCTCTGCTTGGACCTCAGGACAATGTGGGACGGCTCGTGGAGCGCTATGAACGCAGACGCGATGCTTTAGTCTCGAAGCTGCGGAGCATCGGCTGGGAGGTTTCCGCTCCCGCAGGAACCTTCTTCGCCTGGTTTAAAGTGCCGGAAGGCTACCGTTCGCGGGAATTTGCCGAGAAGCTGCTGGAAGAGGCCCATGTTGCGGTCGCACCGGGCGAGGGCTTCGGCTCGCAGGGCGATTCCTATGTGCGGATCGGACTGGTGAACAGCGAAGAGCAGCTGCTGGAAGCCGCCAAGCGGATTGCAAGAACGGGAATTTTCCGCAAGTCTGCCGTTCAGTTAAGCGAAGGGAGACCATGA
- a CDS encoding methionine ABC transporter ATP-binding protein, with the protein MIELKDIHKTFTRKGQTIEALKGVNLRVDKGDIFGVIGYSGAGKSTLIRMVNYLERPTKGRVFVEGEALDQFSPAQLRKTKKKIGMIFQHFNLLESKTVYDNIAIPLMLLKQDKKRIRERVTELLQFIGLADKADSYPKELSGGQKQRVGIARALASNPSILLCDEATSALDPQTTKSILDLLKKINEEYHITILMITHEMAVIQQICNKVAVMEKGEIIEQGEVLEVFGNPQHPTTESFVRTVIQTSVPESVLQSLNPDGVGRLFKLKFVGGNASEPIIDSLIRKYNVSVNILFANMSQIQNTTLGTMIVQLGGEDRDIFRAVEFLGSRGVEIGELQELQEFQNQRKDPVIAESHKDRVIKEVTAV; encoded by the coding sequence ATGATTGAATTAAAGGATATTCACAAGACGTTTACACGCAAAGGACAGACGATCGAAGCGCTGAAGGGCGTAAACCTGCGGGTGGATAAAGGCGATATATTCGGAGTGATCGGGTACAGCGGCGCCGGCAAAAGCACACTGATCCGGATGGTCAACTATCTGGAGCGCCCGACGAAAGGCCGGGTCTTCGTTGAAGGTGAAGCCCTGGATCAATTCTCTCCGGCACAGCTTCGCAAGACCAAGAAGAAAATCGGCATGATCTTTCAGCATTTCAACCTGCTGGAATCGAAGACGGTATACGATAACATCGCGATTCCGCTCATGCTGCTGAAGCAGGACAAGAAGCGCATCCGTGAGCGCGTGACCGAGCTGCTGCAGTTTATCGGGCTGGCCGACAAAGCGGACAGCTACCCGAAGGAACTGTCGGGGGGCCAGAAGCAGCGGGTCGGCATTGCCCGGGCGCTGGCGAGCAATCCTTCGATTCTTCTCTGCGACGAAGCTACCTCAGCGCTTGATCCGCAGACGACCAAATCCATTCTGGACCTGCTGAAAAAAATAAATGAAGAATATCATATCACCATTCTGATGATCACGCATGAAATGGCCGTCATTCAGCAAATCTGCAACAAGGTAGCCGTCATGGAAAAAGGCGAGATCATCGAGCAGGGCGAGGTGCTTGAAGTCTTCGGCAATCCTCAGCATCCTACTACGGAGAGCTTTGTGCGGACCGTTATTCAAACCTCGGTGCCGGAAAGCGTGCTCCAGAGCCTGAATCCGGATGGAGTGGGGCGGCTGTTTAAATTGAAATTTGTAGGCGGCAATGCCTCGGAGCCAATCATCGACAGCCTGATTCGAAAATATAACGTCAGCGTCAACATTCTGTTTGCCAACATGAGCCAAATCCAGAACACGACGTTGGGTACGATGATTGTGCAGCTCGGCGGCGAGGATCGGGATATTTTCCGGGCTGTTGAATTTCTCGGATCACGGGGCGTTGAGATAGGAGAGCTTCAGGAGCTTCAGGAATTTCAGAACCAGCGAAAGGACCCGGTTATTGCAGAAAGTCATAAGGACCGGGTGATTAAGGAGGTGACAGCGGTATGA
- a CDS encoding methionine ABC transporter permease: protein MNTIITADQLFQALRETVVMVGVSLFFGALLGIPIGIVLVITRPGGILQNRFVFAVLNPLINVVRSLPFIILLVAIIPFTRMLVHTSIGTSAAIVPLVVYVAPYIGRLVENSLLEVSPGIMEAAEAMGATTFQVIWHFLLPEAFGSLILTMTTATIGLIGATAMAGTVGGGGIGDLAISYGYQRFDTFVILVTVAILIVFVQGIQSAGNRFARKARRD from the coding sequence ATGAATACGATTATTACAGCGGATCAGTTGTTTCAAGCGCTGCGTGAAACGGTGGTCATGGTAGGGGTATCGCTGTTTTTTGGGGCGCTGCTCGGTATTCCGATCGGCATCGTGCTTGTCATTACCCGGCCTGGAGGCATCCTGCAGAACCGGTTCGTATTCGCTGTGCTTAATCCGCTAATCAATGTGGTCCGGTCGCTGCCGTTTATTATTTTGCTGGTCGCTATTATTCCTTTTACCCGGATGCTCGTTCATACTTCGATTGGGACCAGCGCCGCCATCGTTCCCCTGGTTGTCTATGTGGCGCCGTATATCGGCCGGCTGGTAGAGAACTCTCTGCTGGAAGTCAGTCCCGGAATCATGGAAGCGGCTGAAGCGATGGGGGCGACGACGTTTCAGGTGATCTGGCATTTTCTGCTCCCTGAGGCGTTCGGTTCCCTCATTCTGACGATGACTACCGCGACCATTGGACTTATCGGCGCAACGGCGATGGCCGGAACAGTTGGCGGGGGAGGCATCGGCGATCTCGCCATTTCCTATGGATATCAGCGTTTTGACACCTTCGTTATCCTCGTTACGGTCGCCATTCTCATCGTTTTTGTTCAGGGCATACAATCTGCGGGGAACCGGTTCGCCCGCAAGGCCCGCCGGGATTAG
- a CDS encoding 5'-methylthioadenosine/adenosylhomocysteine nucleosidase, whose protein sequence is MSIAIIGAMEEEVEWLLGRLKNVHRSEAAGGIYYTGTLDGREIVLLQSGVGKVNAALTTALLIERYQPELIINTGSAGGIGSGLRIGDVVVAAELAYSDVDATAFQRYVYGQVPRMPARYPVQEEFLALARQLSAAREPEERVFTGLITTADSFIGRREAADFIRERFPEALATDMEGAAVAQTAYRFGVPFLAVRAISDIAGSAAEELFTSNLDLAALNAARFVLEWLDLYHPAYSTGI, encoded by the coding sequence ATGAGCATAGCGATCATAGGCGCAATGGAAGAAGAGGTGGAATGGCTGCTGGGCCGCCTCAAGAATGTTCACAGATCGGAAGCGGCGGGAGGAATTTATTACACCGGAACTTTGGACGGACGGGAGATCGTGCTGCTGCAAAGCGGCGTAGGCAAAGTCAATGCGGCACTGACAACGGCGCTATTAATTGAGCGGTACCAACCGGAGCTGATTATTAATACCGGTTCAGCCGGCGGCATCGGCAGCGGCCTGCGGATCGGCGATGTCGTCGTCGCAGCGGAGCTGGCTTACAGCGATGTCGATGCGACGGCTTTTCAGCGGTACGTTTACGGTCAGGTTCCGCGGATGCCGGCCCGTTACCCGGTTCAGGAGGAATTTCTGGCGCTCGCCCGCCAGCTGTCAGCCGCCAGGGAGCCGGAAGAGAGAGTCTTTACGGGCCTGATAACGACCGCAGATTCTTTTATCGGCCGCCGTGAGGCCGCAGACTTTATCCGCGAACGGTTTCCCGAAGCGCTTGCGACGGATATGGAGGGGGCCGCTGTCGCCCAAACCGCGTACCGGTTCGGTGTGCCGTTTCTGGCCGTGCGCGCCATTTCCGACATCGCCGGTAGCGCTGCGGAAGAGCTGTTCACCTCCAACCTGGATTTGGCGGCGCTGAATGCCGCCAGATTCGTTCTCGAATGGCTGGACCTTTATCATCCGGCGTACAGCACCGGCATATAA
- a CDS encoding Cof-type HAD-IIB family hydrolase: protein MYKLIAIDIDDTLINDDKEVTPATQAALEAAIAAGVVVTLATGRAYASAQAIARQTGLNVPIITYQGSLVKNLMDEKVLYERFVPQDAVRKVFEYCIEHNLHLQTYVDDKLYSRDENQKLIDYAAANRTQYYVDPDTEKLAGIKTPKLLIIDDPAFLDELAPKLRELLGSEVHITKSKPHYLEITHKEGTKGLALEFLADYFGCKVSETIAVGDSWNDHEMLETAGLGVAMGNAIPALKEIANYVTASNNEDGVKQVIDKFILQK, encoded by the coding sequence ATGTACAAGCTGATTGCCATCGACATTGACGACACGCTGATCAATGACGACAAGGAAGTAACCCCCGCCACGCAGGCGGCGCTGGAAGCGGCCATAGCTGCAGGTGTGGTTGTCACGCTCGCCACCGGACGCGCCTACGCATCCGCTCAGGCCATTGCCCGCCAGACAGGACTTAATGTGCCGATCATTACCTATCAGGGCTCCCTGGTGAAGAATCTGATGGACGAAAAAGTGCTGTACGAGCGCTTCGTGCCTCAGGACGCGGTTCGTAAAGTTTTTGAATACTGCATAGAGCACAACCTGCACCTGCAAACTTATGTCGACGATAAGCTGTATTCCCGCGATGAGAACCAGAAGCTGATCGATTATGCGGCGGCGAACAGGACCCAATATTACGTTGATCCAGACACGGAAAAGCTGGCCGGGATCAAGACGCCCAAGCTGCTGATCATCGACGATCCCGCCTTCCTGGACGAACTGGCGCCTAAACTCCGGGAGCTGCTCGGCAGCGAGGTTCACATTACCAAATCGAAGCCGCATTATCTGGAAATCACGCACAAGGAAGGTACGAAAGGGCTGGCGCTCGAATTTCTGGCCGACTATTTCGGCTGCAAAGTGTCCGAGACTATCGCCGTCGGCGACTCGTGGAACGACCACGAAATGCTGGAGACCGCCGGTCTTGGCGTAGCGATGGGCAATGCCATTCCGGCGCTGAAAGAGATTGCGAATTATGTAACTGCAAGCAATAATGAGGACGGAGTCAAGCAAGTTATCGATAAATTTATCCTGCAAAAATAA
- a CDS encoding metal-dependent hydrolase, whose translation MMGKSHLVISTGVTLSAMQLAGCHITIPVVAVAVLSSLLPDIDEPNSLLVRSAVPAFLLRTLQLTLIAAAVFLYFADIAPYPWNIVLALLIGSVAFLPGRRLRKLFMLLIAVGLVAFGSAYDPWNAIAGSILVIAAVVPHRGLTHTLYGVAGWTALLYVAGQGIEGGNLLWIAGGLSYALHLLADSLTQRGITPLPPLPFKLRLKLMSTGTKKGGAVEGVCVTLTLVLVVLTFIVGR comes from the coding sequence ATGATGGGCAAATCCCACCTGGTAATTAGCACCGGGGTCACCCTGTCGGCCATGCAGTTGGCCGGCTGTCACATCACAATTCCCGTTGTCGCCGTAGCGGTGCTCAGCTCGCTGCTGCCCGATATCGACGAACCAAATTCGCTGCTTGTGCGAAGTGCGGTTCCCGCCTTTTTGCTGCGTACGCTGCAGTTAACGTTGATCGCCGCCGCCGTCTTTCTGTATTTTGCGGATATTGCGCCGTATCCTTGGAATATCGTGCTGGCGCTGCTCATTGGCAGCGTGGCGTTTCTTCCGGGGCGAAGGCTGCGCAAGCTCTTCATGCTGCTGATCGCAGTGGGCCTGGTAGCGTTCGGGAGCGCTTATGATCCGTGGAATGCGATCGCGGGCAGCATTCTCGTCATTGCCGCGGTGGTTCCCCACCGGGGGTTAACCCATACGCTATACGGCGTGGCCGGGTGGACGGCGCTGCTGTATGTTGCCGGGCAAGGAATAGAAGGCGGGAACCTTCTTTGGATTGCCGGCGGTCTGTCGTATGCGCTGCATCTGCTGGCGGACTCGCTGACCCAGCGGGGCATCACTCCACTGCCGCCCCTCCCCTTCAAGCTGCGCCTGAAGCTGATGAGCACCGGCACGAAGAAGGGCGGGGCTGTGGAAGGAGTTTGCGTCACGCTAACGCTGGTGCTGGTCGTCCTGACTTTTATTGTTGGCCGTTAA